The Daucus carota subsp. sativus chromosome 7, DH1 v3.0, whole genome shotgun sequence genome window below encodes:
- the LOC108196327 gene encoding E3 ubiquitin-protein ligase SINAT2-like, producing the protein MAPGGSIYQDISESCVTSTDYDVEPANLEYRGSPCQKSNAVNGKGTMASNSAMHDLLDCPVCMNSMYPPINQCPNGHTLCHSCKAQVQNICPICRHELGNIRCLALEKVAESLELPCKYKFLGCEGIFSYHSRLRHEQSCRYRPYDCPYAGAECPITGDIMFLVKHLKDDHNVDMHDGSTFNHRYVKANPHEVENATWMLTVFNCFNHQFCLHFEAFHIGMAPVYMAFLRFMGDDHDAKKFSYSLEVGGNGRKLTWQGVPRSIRDSHITVRDSLDGLCIQRSMALFFSGGDRQELKLKVAGRIWKEQL; encoded by the exons ATGGCTCCTGGAGGCAGTATTTATCAGGACATTTCTGAGTCTtgtgttacatcaactgattATGATGTAGAACCTGCAAATCTGGAATACAGAGGTTCCCCTTGCCAGAAATCAAATGCTGTTAATGGTAAAGGCACAATGGCGTCGAACAGTGCCATGCATGACCTACTTGACTGTCCTGTATGCATGAATTCAATGTATCCTCCCATCAATCag TGCCCCAATGGTCACACATTATGTCACAGCTGTAAGGCTCAGGTACAAAACATTTGCCCTATTTGTCGCCATGAACTTGGAAATATTAGGTGCTTGGCTTTGGAGAAAGTTGCAGAGTCACTAGAATTGCCATGCAAGTACAAGTTTTTGGGCTGTGAAGGTATATTCTCCTACCACAGCAGGCTCAGGCATGAACAAAGTTGCAG ATATCGCCCATATGATTGCCCTTATGCCGGAGCTGAATGCCCTATTACTGGTGATATCATGTTCCTTGTTAAGCATCTTAAAGATGATCACAATGTTGACATGCATGATGGAAGCACCTTTAATCACCGGTATGTCAAAGCTAATCCTCACGAGGTGGAGAATGCTACATGGATGTTGACT GTTTTCAACTGTTTCAACCATCAGTTCTGCTTGCATTTTGAGGCTTTTCATATAGGAATGGCTCCTGTTTACATGGCTTTCCTTCGTTTCATGGGAGATGATCATGAtgcaaaaaaatttagttatagCCTAGAAGTTGGTGGAAATGGCAGGAAATTGACATGGCAAGGGGTCCCGAGGAGCATTCGTGATAGTCATATAACAGTTCGAGATAGTCTAGATGGACTCTGTATCCAAAGGAGCATGGCACTATTTTTTTCAGGTGGTGATAGACAGGAGTTGAAACTCAAAGTAGCTGGCCGTATATGGAAAGAACAGCTATAA